The DNA segment AGTACCGCAGCACCCAGGTCGGCAAGGGCGCGACCCTGGGGGCCAACTGCACCATCGTCTGTGGGGTGAGCATCGGCGAGTTTGCCTTTGTCGGGGCCGGTGCACTGGTCAATCGCGATGTCCCGGCCTATGCCTTGATCGTTGGCGTTCCAGGCCGGCAGATCGGCTGGATGAGCGAGTTTGGCGAGCCACTGGGGTTGCCTCTGGAGGGTCAAGGCCTGGCCCGCTGTGAACACAGCGGTGCCACTTACCGCCTGCGGGGCAGGCTACTGAACAAGGAGCCTGAAGCATGATCGAGTTCATCGACCTCAAGACCCAGCAGGCACGCCTCAAAGACCGAATTGATGCAGGCATTGCGCGGGTTCTGGCGCATGGTCAGTACATCCTTGGCCCGGAAGTGGCCGAGCTGGAAGAGAAGCTGGCCATGTTTGTCGGTGTCAGGCACTGCATCAGTGTGGCCAATGGCACCGACGCCCTGCAGATCGCCCTGATGGCTATCGGGGTCGGCCCGGGCGATGAAGTGATCACCCCTGGCTTTACCTACATCGCGACCGCTGAAACCGTTGCATTGCTGGGCGCCAGGCCGGTCTATGCAGATATCGACCTGTACACCTGCAACCTCGATCCTGCAACGCTTGAGGCGCTCATTACGCCGCGTACCAAGGCCATCATCCCGGTGTCCCTGTTTGGCCAGTGCGCAGACCTGGAGCGTATCAATGCCATCGCCGCAAAACATGGCATCACGGTCATCGAGGATGCGGCGCAGAGCTTTGGCGCGACCTACAGGGGACGTCGCTCCTGTGGGCTGACCCGTATCGCCTGCACCAGTTTTTTCCCGAGCAAGCCGCTTGGCTGTTATGGCGATGGCGGCGCCTTGTTTACGGATGATGACGAGTTGGCTGCGCTAGTGCGGCAGATTGCCCGGCATGGTCAAAAGCTGCGTTACCACCACATCCGGGTGGGCGTGAACAGCCGGCTTGACACCCTGCAAGCAGCGATCCTGTTATCCAAGCTGGAGATATTTCACCAAGAGCTTGAGTTGCGCCAGGTGGTCGCCGAACGCTACAGCACGTTATTGCAGGCCCACGGCGTCGATGGCGCGCCAGTGCTGGCTGCTGGCAATACCAGCGCCTGGGCGCAATACACGGTGCGGGTCGCCGACCGTGAAAGGGTCCAGCAGACCCTCATACAGGCTGGCATACCGACGGCCGTGCATTACCCGATACCGCTGAACCGCCAGCCTGCGGTGGCCGATCCTGCGGCGCACCTCCCGGTCGGCGATCAGTTGGCCAAAGAGATCCTGAGCCTGCCGATGCATCCCTATCTGGAAGAGTCGGTCCAGGTGTCGATTGTCACGGCACTGAAAACGAGTGTTTGCCCATGACCTGCAAAGTCCTCACCATCGT comes from the Pseudomonas sp. StFLB209 genome and includes:
- a CDS encoding acyltransferase: MAIEVHCSAIVDDGAQIGEGTRIWHFVHVCAGARIGKHCSLGQNVFVGNQVLIGDQVKIQNNVSVYDNVTLGDGVFCGPSMVFTNVYNPRSLIERKAEYRSTQVGKGATLGANCTIVCGVSIGEFAFVGAGALVNRDVPAYALIVGVPGRQIGWMSEFGEPLGLPLEGQGLARCEHSGATYRLRGRLLNKEPEA
- a CDS encoding DegT/DnrJ/EryC1/StrS family aminotransferase gives rise to the protein MIEFIDLKTQQARLKDRIDAGIARVLAHGQYILGPEVAELEEKLAMFVGVRHCISVANGTDALQIALMAIGVGPGDEVITPGFTYIATAETVALLGARPVYADIDLYTCNLDPATLEALITPRTKAIIPVSLFGQCADLERINAIAAKHGITVIEDAAQSFGATYRGRRSCGLTRIACTSFFPSKPLGCYGDGGALFTDDDELAALVRQIARHGQKLRYHHIRVGVNSRLDTLQAAILLSKLEIFHQELELRQVVAERYSTLLQAHGVDGAPVLAAGNTSAWAQYTVRVADRERVQQTLIQAGIPTAVHYPIPLNRQPAVADPAAHLPVGDQLAKEILSLPMHPYLEESVQVSIVTALKTSVCP